From Lewinellaceae bacterium:
ATTTGCCGGCAAGGAGATTCGGGCATACCTGGCCAGAGTCACCCTCAACGACAAACTGAGCTACCTGATACTGGTGGCTGGCGAAACTTTTGAAAAGATCGCCGGGCTCAAAAAGGCTGCCATCGAAACTGCTCAGCGTTTTCTGCAATAGCAACCTTCCCTTCCTGGTTTTTCATCGTAACTTTGGTGAGTTGGAATATGGCTTTTAGATGCGCCGAATACGTACAAGCATCAGCCGGTAGTGGCGGATTTGATATTGGAAAGATGAGCTAAGGGTAGCCTTTGATCACCCCGCCTTTTGCATCATCGCCATCAGCGGCTCGAAGTTATCTTCGAACAACTGCTGCAAAAACTCGTGTTCCTCCTTTTCCAACTGCGCCAGGCCCGAAGTATTCCGTTCGGCCTGCTCTGCCGTCTTGATGCCGGGGATGACCGTAGATACCTCCTTGAAACTGGTGATGAAACTCATCGCCAGCTCTGTTTTGGAAAGGCCATACTTTTCAGCAATGGGCCAGGCCGGCTCCAGAGCATCGAGGGAGGCCCGCAGGATGGGCGGCGTCAGCCGGAAGGAACGGTGGTCGCTCTTTTCGAAGCGGGTATCCCGGCTGAATTTGCCGGTCAGCAAGCCAAACTGCAGGGGCATGCGGGCGATGATGCCATAGCCCATTTCCGCCGCTCTTTTCATCACCGGTACTGCCCGCTGGTTGATCAGGTTGAGGACGAGCTGGAAGCCCTGGCCGAGCTGCCGTTCCAGGAGGAATTCCGCTTCTGGCGCCGGGGCGAAAGTGTTGATGGACAGCCCCCAGTAGCGGATTTTTCCCTGTTCGAGCAATTTTTCCATCGCTTCGATGCACTGGCCATCCTCCAGGTGAGGCATGCGGGCGGCATGCAGTTGGTAGAAGTCGATAGTATCGCGGCGCAACCGGCGGAGGCTGGCCTCGCAGGCTTCCATGACATAGTCGCCGGAATAATCGAGGTAGATGTTGTCGTCCTTGCCGAGGCGCTGGCCCAGCTTGGTGGCGATGATCACATCGTCGCGGTTGCCGAAAGTCTTGCCGATGAGCTCCTCCGAATGGCCGTAACCGTAGAGGTCGGCCGTGTCGAAAAAGTTGATGCCCCGTTCAAAGGCATGTTCCAATGCGCGCACAGATTGCTTGTCGGTGACATCGCCCCATCCGATAGGCATATCTCCCGCCATCGCCGGGCCCCCGATGGCCCAGGCGCCAAAACCAACTACGCTTACTTCCAGTCCAGTATTTCCAAAACGCCGGTATTCCATAATTTTTAGAGTTGGGTAAATCTCACAGATGTCTGAAATCCGTAAAATTTTGTTGTTTATTGAAGGATCAATATCGTAAATTTCCTAAAAGTAGCCGATCCCTGGCTTTTTATTTATCTTTATATTTCTTAATCGAATAGCCATATTGAGCGGAAAGGAATGAATAGAGCACAAGCATCTGTTGAGAAAATGATCCTAATGAGAGGAAGAAGTGGCCTGCTTTTTTTGCTCGGCCTTCTGTTTTTTCTTCCTCTGCCAGCTCAGATTGGCCAGGTGAGGTTTCAACAACTGACGGTGGCCGATGGCCTTTCCGACCAGTACATCAACTGCGTTTTCCAGGATAGCCGCGGTTTCTTGTGGATCGGAACGGCAAATGGGCTGAACCGGTACAACGGGTATGAGTTCACCGTGTTTGAATACAACCCCGGCGACTCCCAGAGCCTGAGCAGCAACTGGGTGCGGGTGATCGAAGAAGGCCAGGAGGGCCACTTGTGGGTAGGCACCGAAAAAGGGCTCAACCGCTGGGACCCCCGAACCGGAAAATTCCGGCGTTTCCTCCACGAAGAGGACAACTCCAACAGCATCGGCCACGACCATATTTTTGCCCTTCACTGCGACGCTCAGGGAAGCCTTTGGGTGGGTACCAAAGCCCCGGGGCTTTACCGGTACAGCCCGGACACCGGAGCGTTTGAATACTATCGTTACTCCTCCGATAGTTTATCTTCGGACGATGCCGTCAAGTCGATCCTGGAAGATGAACAAGGCTGGCTTTGGCTGGGCACCTGGAACAATGGCCTCTACCATTTCAATCCCGCCACCGGCGAATCTGTCCATTACACCCATAAACCCGGGCAGCCGGGCAGCCTGTCCAACAACGCGGCCTGGGCTTTGCATCAGGACAACCCGAACCGCCTGTGGATCGGCACCTATGGGGGCGGCCTCAACCGGCTTGATATTCCATCTGGAGTTTTTACTGCTTACCAACATGGCTCTAACGATCCGGAAAGCCTTAGCCACGACGCAGCCTGGGCCCTTTGCCCCGGCCCGCAGGGCCGCCTTTGGATTGGCGCCAACGGCGGAGGCCTCAACCTTTTTGACCCCGAGGCTGGCACTTTTCAACACTTTCGCTACGAACCGGGCAACCCTTCCAGCATTAGCAACGACGCGGTAAGAGCGGTTTACCAGGGGCAGGACGGCCTGCTGTGGGCCGGCACCAACAACGGCCTCAATTACTTTTCATCCAGGGCCGGGCAGTTCCATCTGTATCAACAGGTTACAGAACCTTACAACGGTTTGAGCAGCAACGCCGTTTGGTCCATCCATCAATACCAGCCCGGCAGCCTTTGGGTGGGCACCTTCAACGGAGCAGTGCACCGGCTCGACCTGTCCACCGGGCAGTTCGAGGCCTTTGCTTATGATGAGGAAACCGATCGCAGAGATAACAAAAGCCCGGTATATTCGCTTCAAGGCAGCCGGGAAGGCGGCCTTTGGGTAGGCACCTTTGGCGACGGCCTGCATTATTTGCCGCTGGGGCAGGGGGCGCCATTGCATTTCCGAAATGAGGAAAAAGATACCAGCAGCCTCAGCAGCAATGCCATTCTGAGCCTTTTTGAAGACGCCAATGGAGTGCTGTGGGTGGGCGCTTACAATGGCCTGAACCGGTTGGATAACACCAGGAAGCAATTCCGCCACTACAGCCACGGTTTGCGCGGGGCGAATGGCCAGGGCGATGATGCGGTTTGGGATATTGCAGAGAGTAAAGATGGTTATTTATGGCTGGCCACCAGTGGAGGGTTGAAACGTTTCGACCGGAATAAAGAAGCATTCAGGCAATACCTTCACGACCCTTCCAATGCGAAAAGCCTGAGTTACAATGCGGTGCGCTCCGTTTATGAAGACAGCCGGGGATGGATATGGGCGGGCACCCGCAATGGCCTGAACCGCCTCATACCCGGCGAGGAAACCTTTGCAACCTATAGTGTCCGGGACGGGTTGCCCAGCAACGCCATTTACGGAATCCTGGAAGACGAGACAGGACGGATCTGGATAAGCACGACCAAGGGTTTATCCTGCCTGGACCCCGACACCGGGCGTTTTCGAAATTTCGATGCTAACGACGGCCTGCAGGGCTCTTCGTTTAATGTTGGGGCCTATTGTAAAAGCCCCTTTTCAGATATATTGTTTTTCGGGGGAGACAATGGGTTCAATGCATTTCATCCGAAAGATATTCGGGTAGACAGCCTTCCTCCTCCAGTTGTGATTACAACCGTCCTGGCTTTCCGGCCGGGCGAACAGGAGCCTTCCCGGCTTATCCGGACGGTATCCGGGGAGAAGGCGCTCCGTTTTTCCCATCGCGACAATATCATCACCTTCGAATTTGCCGCCCTGAGCTTTTCCAAGCCGGATAAGAACCGCTACGCCTATCAGTTGGAAGGGCTGAATGATCATTGGGTGCCGCTGGGCGGAGAACGCAAAATAACCTTCACCAATCTGGCCCCCGGCGCTTACACTTTCCGGGTAAAGGGCTCCAATGGAGATGGGGTATGGAATGAAGAAGGGGCGGCGGCGCCTTTCCTGATCGTGCCGCCCTGGTGGTGGAACTCTTTGTCGCAAGGACTTTACCTGTTGGCTTTGGCGGGCCTGCTCTGGCTTATTTACCGGTGGCGCACCCGCGCTCAAAGGCGCAAGATTCGCTGGCAGCAAAAGGAGCTGGCGAGGGAGAAACAGGTGTCCGAACGCCTGCGGCAGATCGACCGCCTTAAAGACCAGTTCCTGGCCAATACGTCTCATGAACTGCGCACTCCACTGCAGGGCATTATCGGCTTGTCCGAAGGCCTGTACCACCGCATTGAGGACCGGGAAAGCCGGGAAGACTTGTCGATGGTAATATCCTCCGGCAAACGCCTGAACAGCCTGGTGAATGATATCCTCGATTTTTCCAAACTCAAGAACTTTGACCTGGAACTCAACCTCAAGGCGGTTGAGTTGCACGTCCTGGCGGAAGTCGTCCTGCGCAATAACCGGCCTTTGATCCGGGGAAAAACACTTCAGCTGATCAATGCCGTGCCCGATGGCCTTCCAACCGCACAGGGCGATGAAAACCGCCTGCAGCAAATACTTTACAACCTGCTGGGCAATGCCATTAAATTTACAGAAAAGGGCCACGTCCGCATAGGGGCCCGGCAAAAGGAAGAAGCCGGGATGCAGATGCTAGAAGTGTTTGTGGAGGATACGGGTATTGGCATTCCCGAGGACAAACGGGAGGTGATCTTTCAGGAATTTGAACAGGGAGACGGGTCGGCTACCCGCGAATTTTCCGGTACGGGCCTGGGGCTGAGCATATCCAAGCGGCTGGTGGAGTTGCACGGCGGCAGTTTATGGGTGGAATCGGAAGTAGGCCAGGGTTCTGTTTTTTTCTTCACCCTGCCCGTGTCGGGCGAGCAGGCCAGCTCCAGCCTGAGCAACAGGCCGGTTGCGGGCCTGAATCCGGCAACGGCGGCCGTTGTTGAAACCGCCAATGGCAAAGGGGAAGAACGCCCCACCCGTTTCCACCACGGCGTGGGCAACGAAGAAGACAGGATTCGCATTTTGGTCGTCGACGATGAGCCGGTCAACCAGCAGGTGTTGAAAAACCACCTATCCTCCGGTTTCTACGAACTGGTGCAGGCCATGAACGGGGAAGAAGCCATGCGCCACCTGGAAAGCAGCGCCCCCTTCGACCTGGTGCTGCTCGACGTCATGATGCCGAGAATGTCGGGGTACGAAGTATGCCGGAAGATAAGGGAAAAGCACCTGGCTTCCGAGCTGCCCGTCATCATGGTCACCGCCAAGAACCAGGTGGAGGATCTCGTCCAGGGGCTTTCATTGGGCGCCAACGATTACCTGGCCAAGCCTTTTTCCCGGGAGGAGTTCCTGGCCCGCATACAAACTCACATCGACCTGCACCGCATCTTCGACGTCACCGAGCGCTTCATTCCCAACGAATTCCTGCGCACGCTCGGCCGGGAGCGCATCACCGAAGTGGAGCTGGGTGACTTCGCGCAGCGGGAGGTCACCGTCTTTTTCAGCGATATCCGGGATTATACCGGCCTGGCGGAGCGCATGACCCCGGAGGAAAATTACCGCTTCGTCAATGCTTTTAATGGCCGCATGGGCCCTATTATTCAGAA
This genomic window contains:
- a CDS encoding aldo/keto reductase, whose product is MEYRRFGNTGLEVSVVGFGAWAIGGPAMAGDMPIGWGDVTDKQSVRALEHAFERGINFFDTADLYGYGHSEELIGKTFGNRDDVIIATKLGQRLGKDDNIYLDYSGDYVMEACEASLRRLRRDTIDFYQLHAARMPHLEDGQCIEAMEKLLEQGKIRYWGLSINTFAPAPEAEFLLERQLGQGFQLVLNLINQRAVPVMKRAAEMGYGIIARMPLQFGLLTGKFSRDTRFEKSDHRSFRLTPPILRASLDALEPAWPIAEKYGLSKTELAMSFITSFKEVSTVIPGIKTAEQAERNTSGLAQLEKEEHEFLQQLFEDNFEPLMAMMQKAG
- a CDS encoding response regulator, which translates into the protein MRGRSGLLFLLGLLFFLPLPAQIGQVRFQQLTVADGLSDQYINCVFQDSRGFLWIGTANGLNRYNGYEFTVFEYNPGDSQSLSSNWVRVIEEGQEGHLWVGTEKGLNRWDPRTGKFRRFLHEEDNSNSIGHDHIFALHCDAQGSLWVGTKAPGLYRYSPDTGAFEYYRYSSDSLSSDDAVKSILEDEQGWLWLGTWNNGLYHFNPATGESVHYTHKPGQPGSLSNNAAWALHQDNPNRLWIGTYGGGLNRLDIPSGVFTAYQHGSNDPESLSHDAAWALCPGPQGRLWIGANGGGLNLFDPEAGTFQHFRYEPGNPSSISNDAVRAVYQGQDGLLWAGTNNGLNYFSSRAGQFHLYQQVTEPYNGLSSNAVWSIHQYQPGSLWVGTFNGAVHRLDLSTGQFEAFAYDEETDRRDNKSPVYSLQGSREGGLWVGTFGDGLHYLPLGQGAPLHFRNEEKDTSSLSSNAILSLFEDANGVLWVGAYNGLNRLDNTRKQFRHYSHGLRGANGQGDDAVWDIAESKDGYLWLATSGGLKRFDRNKEAFRQYLHDPSNAKSLSYNAVRSVYEDSRGWIWAGTRNGLNRLIPGEETFATYSVRDGLPSNAIYGILEDETGRIWISTTKGLSCLDPDTGRFRNFDANDGLQGSSFNVGAYCKSPFSDILFFGGDNGFNAFHPKDIRVDSLPPPVVITTVLAFRPGEQEPSRLIRTVSGEKALRFSHRDNIITFEFAALSFSKPDKNRYAYQLEGLNDHWVPLGGERKITFTNLAPGAYTFRVKGSNGDGVWNEEGAAAPFLIVPPWWWNSLSQGLYLLALAGLLWLIYRWRTRAQRRKIRWQQKELAREKQVSERLRQIDRLKDQFLANTSHELRTPLQGIIGLSEGLYHRIEDRESREDLSMVISSGKRLNSLVNDILDFSKLKNFDLELNLKAVELHVLAEVVLRNNRPLIRGKTLQLINAVPDGLPTAQGDENRLQQILYNLLGNAIKFTEKGHVRIGARQKEEAGMQMLEVFVEDTGIGIPEDKREVIFQEFEQGDGSATREFSGTGLGLSISKRLVELHGGSLWVESEVGQGSVFFFTLPVSGEQASSSLSNRPVAGLNPATAAVVETANGKGEERPTRFHHGVGNEEDRIRILVVDDEPVNQQVLKNHLSSGFYELVQAMNGEEAMRHLESSAPFDLVLLDVMMPRMSGYEVCRKIREKHLASELPVIMVTAKNQVEDLVQGLSLGANDYLAKPFSREEFLARIQTHIDLHRIFDVTERFIPNEFLRTLGRERITEVELGDFAQREVTVFFSDIRDYTGLAERMTPEENYRFVNAFNGRMGPIIQKNQGFVNQYLGDAIMAIFTENPADALKAAVEMQQDLHKYNAERHKKGRAPIRIGVGLHSGSLIMGIIGDRKRMDAATISDTVNTASRIESLTKHYGASILLSEDSLDKITDKEAFHLRFLGQVLMKGKREAIGLYECFGGDSSQLLERKLATLSQFREGQNHYLSGNFQEAMKAFEEVLRANPDDATTQLFLNRIAHYLTHGTPEGWTGVELMEEK